The Homo sapiens chromosome 5, GRCh38.p14 Primary Assembly genome includes a window with the following:
- the PCDH1 gene encoding protocadherin-1 isoform 1 precursor (isoform 1 precursor is encoded by transcript variant 1): MDSGAGGRRCPEAALLILGPPRMEHLRHSPGPGGQRLLLPSMLLALLLLLAPSPGHATRVVYKVPEEQPPNTLIGSLAADYGFPDVGHLYKLEVGAPYLRVDGKTGDIFTTETSIDREGLRECQNQLPGDPCILEFEVSITDLVQNGSPRLLEGQIEVQDINDNTPNFASPVITLAIPENTNIGSLFPIPLASDRDAGPNGVASYELQAGPEAQELFGLQVAEDQEEKQPQLIVMGNLDRERWDSYDLTIKVQDGGSPPRASSALLRVTVLDTNDNAPKFERPSYEAELSENSPIGHSVIQVKANDSDQGANAEIEYTFHQAPEVVRRLLRLDRNTGLITVQGPVDREDLSTLRFSVLAKDRGTNPKSARAQVVVTVKDMNDNAPTIEIRGIGLVTHQDGMANISEDVAEETAVALVQVSDRDEGENAAVTCVVAGDVPFQLRQASETGSDSKKKYFLQTTTPLDYEKVKDYTIEIVAVDSGNPPLSSTNSLKVQVVDVNDNAPVFTQSVTEVAFPENNKPGEVIAEITASDADSGSNAELVYSLEPEPAAKGLFTISPETGEIQVKTSLDREQRESYELKVVAADRGSPSLQGTATVLVNVLDCNDNDPKFMLSGYNFSVMENMPALSPVGMVTVIDGDKGENAQVQLSVEQDNGDFVIQNGTGTILSSLSFDREQQSTYTFQLKAVDGGVPPRSAYVGVTINVLDENDNAPYITAPSNTSHKLLTPQTRLGETVSQVAAEDFDSGVNAELIYSIAGGNPYGLFQIGSHSGAITLEKEIERRHHGLHRLVVKVSDRGKPPRYGTALVHLYVNETLANRTLLETLLGHSLDTPLDIDIAGDPEYERSKQRGNILFGVVAGVVAVALLIALAVLVRYCRQREAKSGYQAGKKETKDLYAPKPSGKASKGNKSKGKKSKSPKPVKPVEDEDEAGLQKSLKFNLMSDAPGDSPRIHLPLNYPPGSPDLGRHYRSNSPLPSIQLQPQSPSASKKHQVVQDLPPANTFVGTGDTTSTGSEQYSDYSYRTNPPKYPSKQVGQPFQLSTPQPLPHPYHGAIWTEVWE, from the exons ATGGACAGCGGGGCGGGCGGCCGGCGCTGCCCGGAGGCGG CCCTCCTGATTCTGGGGCCTCCCAGGATGGAGCACCTGAGGCACAGCCCAGGCCCTGGGGGGCAACGGCTACTGCTGCCCTCCATGCTGCTAGCACTGCTGCTCCTGCTGGCTCCATCCCCAGGCCACGCCACTCGGGTAGTGTACAAGGTGCCGGAGGAACAGCCACCCAACACCCTCATTGGGAGCCTCGCAGCCGACTATGGTTTTCCAGATGTGGGGCACCTGTACAAGCTAGAGGTGGGTGCCCCGTACCTTCGCGTGGATGGCAAGACAGGTGACATTTTCACCACCGAGACCTCCATCGACCGTGAGGGGCTCCGTGAATGCCAGAACCAGCTCCCTGGTGATCCCTGCATCCTGGAGTTTGAGGTATCTATCACAGACCTCGTGCAGAATGGCAGCCCCCGGCTGCTAGAGGGCCAGATAGAAGTACAAGACATCAATGACAACACACCCAACTTCGCCTCACCAGTCATCACTCTGGCCATCCCTGAGAACACCAACATCGGCTCACTCTTCCCCATCCCGCTGGCTTCAGACCGTGATGCTGGTCCCAACGGTGTGGCATCCTATGAGCTGCAGGCTGGGCCTGAGGCCCAGGAGCTATTTGGGCTGCAGGTGGCAGAGGACCAGGAGGAGAAGCAACCACAGCTCATTGTGATGGGCAACCTGGACCGTGAGCGCTGGGACTCCTATGACCTCACCATCAAGGTGCAGGATGGCGGCAGCCCCCCACGCGCCAGCAGTGCCCTGCTGCGTGTCACCGTGCTTGACACCAATGACAACGCCCCCAAGTTTGAGCGGCCCTCCTATGAGGCCGAACTATCTGAGAATAGCCCCATAGGCCACTCGGTCATCCAG GTGAAGGCCAATGACTCAGACCAAGGTGCCAATGCAGAAATCGAATACACATTCCACCAGGCGCCCGAAGTTGTGAGGCGTCTTCTTCGACTGGACAGGAACACTGGACTTATCACTGTTCAGGGCCCGGTGGACCGTGAGGACCTAAGCACCCTGCGCTTCTCAGTGCTTGCTAAGGACCGAGGCACCAACCCCAAGAGTGCCCGTGCCCAGGTGGTTGTGACCGTGAAGGACATGAATGACAATGCCCCCACCATTGAGATCCGGGGCATAGGGCTAGTGACTCATCAAGATGGGATGGCTAACATCTCAGAGGATGTGGCAGAGGAGACAGCTGTGGCCCTGGTGCAGGTGTCTGACCGAGATGAGGGAGAGAATGCAGCTGTCACCTGTGTGGTGGCAGGTGATGTGCCCTTCCAGCTGCGCCAGGCCAGTGAGACAGGCAGTGACAGCAAGAAGAAGTATTTCCTGCAGACTACCACCCCGCTAGACTACGAGAAGGTCAAAGACTACACCATTGAGATTGTGGCTGTGGACTCTGGCAACCCCCCACTCTCCAGCACTAACTCCCTCAAGGTGCAGGTGGTGGACGTCAATGACAACGCACCTGTCTTCACTCAGAGTGTCACTGAGGTCGCCTTCCCGGAAAACAACAAGCCTGGTGAAGTGATTGCTGAGATCACTGCCAGTGATGCTGACTCTGGCTCTAATGCTGAGCTGGTTTACTCTCTGGAGCCTGAGCCGGCTGCTAAGGGCCTCTTCACCATCTCACCCGAGACTGGAGAGATCCAGGTGAAGACATCTCTGGATCGGGAACAGCGGGAGAGCTATGAGTTGAAGGTGGTGGCAGCTGACCGGGGCAGTCCTAGCCTCCAGGGCACAGCCACTGTCCTTGTCAATGTGCTGGACTGCAATGACAATGACCCCAAATTTATGCTGAGTGGCTACAACTTCTCAGTGATGGAGAACATGCCAGCACTGAGTCCAGTGGGCATGGTGACTGTCATTGATGGAGACAAGGGGGAGAATGCCCAGGTGCAGCTCTCAGTGGAGCAGGACAACGGTGACTTTGTTATCCAGAATGGCACAGGCACCATCCTATCCAGCCTGAGCTTTGATCGAGAGCAACAAAGCACCTACACCTTCCAGCTGAAGGCAGTGGATGGTGGCGTCCCACCTCGCTCAGCTTACGTTGGTGTCACCATCAATGTGCTGGACGAGAATGACAACGCACCCTATATCACTGCCCCTTCTAACACCTCTCACAAGCTGCTGACCCCCCAGACACGTCTTGGTGAGACGGTCAGCCAGGTGGCAGCCGAGGACTTTGACTCTGGTGTCAATGCTGAGCTGATCTACAGCATTGCAGGTGGCAACCCTTATGGACTCTTCCAGATTGGGTCACATTCAGGTGCCATCACCCTGGAGAAGGAGATTGAGCGGCGCCACCATGGGCTACACCGCCTGGTGGTGAAGGTCAGTGACCGCGGCAAGCCCCCACGCTATGGCACAGCCTTGGTCCATCTTTATGTCAATGAGACTCTGGCCAACCGCACGCTGCTGGAGACCCTCCTGGGCCACAGCCTGGACACGCCGCTGGATATTGACATTGCTGGGGATCCAGAATATGAGCGCTCCAAGCAGCGTGGCAACATTCTCTTTGGTGTGGTGGCTGGTGTGGTGGCCGTGGCCTTGCTCATCGCCCTGGCGGTTCTTGTGCGCTACTGCAGACAGCGGGAGGCCAAAAGTGGTTACCAGGCTGGTAAGAAGGAGACCAAGGACCTGTATGCCCCCAAGCCCAGTGGCAAGGCCTCCAagggaaacaaaagcaaaggcaaGAAGAGCAAGTCCCCAAAGCCCGTGAAGCCAGTGGAGGACGAGGATGAGGCCGGGCTGCAGAAGTCCCTCAAGTTCAACCTGATGAGCGATGCCCCTGGGGACAGTCCCCGCATCCACCTGCCCCTCAACTACCCACCAGGCAGCCCTGACCTGGGCCGCCACTATCGCTCTAACTCCCCACTGCCTTCCATCCAGCTGCAGCCCCAGTCACCCTCAGCCTCCAAGAAGCACCAGGTGGTACAGGACCTGCCACCTGCAAACACATTCGTGGGCACCGGGGACACCACGTCCACGGGCTCTGAGCAGTACTCCGACTACAGCTACCGCACCAACCCCCCCAAATACCCCAGCAAGCAGGTAGGCCAGCCCTTTCAGCTCAGCACACCCCAGCCCCTACCCCACCCCTACCACGGAGCCATCTGGACCGAGGTGTGGGAGTGA
- the PCDH1 gene encoding protocadherin-1 isoform 4 (isoform 4 is encoded by transcript variant 4), translating to MNDNAPTIEIRGIGLVTHQDGMANISEDVAEETAVALVQVSDRDEGENAAVTCVVAGDVPFQLRQASETGSDSKKKYFLQTTTPLDYEKVKDYTIEIVAVDSGNPPLSSTNSLKVQVVDVNDNAPVFTQSVTEVAFPENNKPGEVIAEITASDADSGSNAELVYSLEPEPAAKGLFTISPETGEIQVKTSLDREQRESYELKVVAADRGSPSLQGTATVLVNVLDCNDNDPKFMLSGYNFSVMENMPALSPVGMVTVIDGDKGENAQVQLSVEQDNGDFVIQNGTGTILSSLSFDREQQSTYTFQLKAVDGGVPPRSAYVGVTINVLDENDNAPYITAPSNTSHKLLTPQTRLGETVSQVAAEDFDSGVNAELIYSIAGGNPYGLFQIGSHSGAITLEKEIERRHHGLHRLVVKVSDRGKPPRYGTALVHLYVNETLANRTLLETLLGHSLDTPLDIDIAGDPEYERSKQRGNILFGVVAGVVAVALLIALAVLVRYCRQREAKSGYQAGKKETKDLYAPKPSGKASKGNKSKGKKSKSPKPVKPVEDEDEAGLQKSLKFNLMSDAPGDSPRIHLPLNYPPGSPDLGRHYRSNSPLPSIQLQPQSPSASKKHQVVQDLPPANTFVGTGDTTSTGSEQYSDYSYRTNPPKYPSKQVGQPFQLSTPQPLPHPYHGAIWTEVWE from the coding sequence ATGAATGACAATGCCCCCACCATTGAGATCCGGGGCATAGGGCTAGTGACTCATCAAGATGGGATGGCTAACATCTCAGAGGATGTGGCAGAGGAGACAGCTGTGGCCCTGGTGCAGGTGTCTGACCGAGATGAGGGAGAGAATGCAGCTGTCACCTGTGTGGTGGCAGGTGATGTGCCCTTCCAGCTGCGCCAGGCCAGTGAGACAGGCAGTGACAGCAAGAAGAAGTATTTCCTGCAGACTACCACCCCGCTAGACTACGAGAAGGTCAAAGACTACACCATTGAGATTGTGGCTGTGGACTCTGGCAACCCCCCACTCTCCAGCACTAACTCCCTCAAGGTGCAGGTGGTGGACGTCAATGACAACGCACCTGTCTTCACTCAGAGTGTCACTGAGGTCGCCTTCCCGGAAAACAACAAGCCTGGTGAAGTGATTGCTGAGATCACTGCCAGTGATGCTGACTCTGGCTCTAATGCTGAGCTGGTTTACTCTCTGGAGCCTGAGCCGGCTGCTAAGGGCCTCTTCACCATCTCACCCGAGACTGGAGAGATCCAGGTGAAGACATCTCTGGATCGGGAACAGCGGGAGAGCTATGAGTTGAAGGTGGTGGCAGCTGACCGGGGCAGTCCTAGCCTCCAGGGCACAGCCACTGTCCTTGTCAATGTGCTGGACTGCAATGACAATGACCCCAAATTTATGCTGAGTGGCTACAACTTCTCAGTGATGGAGAACATGCCAGCACTGAGTCCAGTGGGCATGGTGACTGTCATTGATGGAGACAAGGGGGAGAATGCCCAGGTGCAGCTCTCAGTGGAGCAGGACAACGGTGACTTTGTTATCCAGAATGGCACAGGCACCATCCTATCCAGCCTGAGCTTTGATCGAGAGCAACAAAGCACCTACACCTTCCAGCTGAAGGCAGTGGATGGTGGCGTCCCACCTCGCTCAGCTTACGTTGGTGTCACCATCAATGTGCTGGACGAGAATGACAACGCACCCTATATCACTGCCCCTTCTAACACCTCTCACAAGCTGCTGACCCCCCAGACACGTCTTGGTGAGACGGTCAGCCAGGTGGCAGCCGAGGACTTTGACTCTGGTGTCAATGCTGAGCTGATCTACAGCATTGCAGGTGGCAACCCTTATGGACTCTTCCAGATTGGGTCACATTCAGGTGCCATCACCCTGGAGAAGGAGATTGAGCGGCGCCACCATGGGCTACACCGCCTGGTGGTGAAGGTCAGTGACCGCGGCAAGCCCCCACGCTATGGCACAGCCTTGGTCCATCTTTATGTCAATGAGACTCTGGCCAACCGCACGCTGCTGGAGACCCTCCTGGGCCACAGCCTGGACACGCCGCTGGATATTGACATTGCTGGGGATCCAGAATATGAGCGCTCCAAGCAGCGTGGCAACATTCTCTTTGGTGTGGTGGCTGGTGTGGTGGCCGTGGCCTTGCTCATCGCCCTGGCGGTTCTTGTGCGCTACTGCAGACAGCGGGAGGCCAAAAGTGGTTACCAGGCTGGTAAGAAGGAGACCAAGGACCTGTATGCCCCCAAGCCCAGTGGCAAGGCCTCCAagggaaacaaaagcaaaggcaaGAAGAGCAAGTCCCCAAAGCCCGTGAAGCCAGTGGAGGACGAGGATGAGGCCGGGCTGCAGAAGTCCCTCAAGTTCAACCTGATGAGCGATGCCCCTGGGGACAGTCCCCGCATCCACCTGCCCCTCAACTACCCACCAGGCAGCCCTGACCTGGGCCGCCACTATCGCTCTAACTCCCCACTGCCTTCCATCCAGCTGCAGCCCCAGTCACCCTCAGCCTCCAAGAAGCACCAGGTGGTACAGGACCTGCCACCTGCAAACACATTCGTGGGCACCGGGGACACCACGTCCACGGGCTCTGAGCAGTACTCCGACTACAGCTACCGCACCAACCCCCCCAAATACCCCAGCAAGCAGGTAGGCCAGCCCTTTCAGCTCAGCACACCCCAGCCCCTACCCCACCCCTACCACGGAGCCATCTGGACCGAGGTGTGGGAGTGA
- the PCDH1 gene encoding protocadherin-1 isoform 3 (isoform 3 is encoded by transcript variant 3): protein MRFRDLSFWNRGSVLGLTALVENRVSVGEALLILGPPRMEHLRHSPGPGGQRLLLPSMLLALLLLLAPSPGHATRVVYKVPEEQPPNTLIGSLAADYGFPDVGHLYKLEVGAPYLRVDGKTGDIFTTETSIDREGLRECQNQLPGDPCILEFEVSITDLVQNGSPRLLEGQIEVQDINDNTPNFASPVITLAIPENTNIGSLFPIPLASDRDAGPNGVASYELQAGPEAQELFGLQVAEDQEEKQPQLIVMGNLDRERWDSYDLTIKVQDGGSPPRASSALLRVTVLDTNDNAPKFERPSYEAELSENSPIGHSVIQVKANDSDQGANAEIEYTFHQAPEVVRRLLRLDRNTGLITVQGPVDREDLSTLRFSVLAKDRGTNPKSARAQVVVTVKDMNDNAPTIEIRGIGLVTHQDGMANISEDVAEETAVALVQVSDRDEGENAAVTCVVAGDVPFQLRQASETGSDSKKKYFLQTTTPLDYEKVKDYTIEIVAVDSGNPPLSSTNSLKVQVVDVNDNAPVFTQSVTEVAFPENNKPGEVIAEITASDADSGSNAELVYSLEPEPAAKGLFTISPETGEIQVKTSLDREQRESYELKVVAADRGSPSLQGTATVLVNVLDCNDNDPKFMLSGYNFSVMENMPALSPVGMVTVIDGDKGENAQVQLSVEQDNGDFVIQNGTGTILSSLSFDREQQSTYTFQLKAVDGGVPPRSAYVGVTINVLDENDNAPYITAPSNTSHKLLTPQTRLGETVSQVAAEDFDSGVNAELIYSIAGGNPYGLFQIGSHSGAITLEKEIERRHHGLHRLVVKVSDRGKPPRYGTALVHLYVNETLANRTLLETLLGHSLDTPLDIDIAGDPEYERSKQRGNILFGVVAGVVAVALLIALAVLVRYCRQREAKSGYQAGKKETKDLYAPKPSGKASKGNKSKGKKSKSPKPVKPVEDEDEAGLQKSLKFNLMSDAPGDSPRIHLPLNYPPGSPDLGRHYRSNSPLPSIQLQPQSPSASKKHQVVQDLPPANTFVGTGDTTSTGSEQYSDYSYRTNPPKYPSKQVGQPFQLSTPQPLPHPYHGAIWTEVWE, encoded by the exons ATGAGATTCAGGGATCTGAGTTTCTGGAATCGGGGTTCTGTGCTGGGACTGACTGCTCTTGTGGAGAATCGTGTGTCAGTGGGAGAGG CCCTCCTGATTCTGGGGCCTCCCAGGATGGAGCACCTGAGGCACAGCCCAGGCCCTGGGGGGCAACGGCTACTGCTGCCCTCCATGCTGCTAGCACTGCTGCTCCTGCTGGCTCCATCCCCAGGCCACGCCACTCGGGTAGTGTACAAGGTGCCGGAGGAACAGCCACCCAACACCCTCATTGGGAGCCTCGCAGCCGACTATGGTTTTCCAGATGTGGGGCACCTGTACAAGCTAGAGGTGGGTGCCCCGTACCTTCGCGTGGATGGCAAGACAGGTGACATTTTCACCACCGAGACCTCCATCGACCGTGAGGGGCTCCGTGAATGCCAGAACCAGCTCCCTGGTGATCCCTGCATCCTGGAGTTTGAGGTATCTATCACAGACCTCGTGCAGAATGGCAGCCCCCGGCTGCTAGAGGGCCAGATAGAAGTACAAGACATCAATGACAACACACCCAACTTCGCCTCACCAGTCATCACTCTGGCCATCCCTGAGAACACCAACATCGGCTCACTCTTCCCCATCCCGCTGGCTTCAGACCGTGATGCTGGTCCCAACGGTGTGGCATCCTATGAGCTGCAGGCTGGGCCTGAGGCCCAGGAGCTATTTGGGCTGCAGGTGGCAGAGGACCAGGAGGAGAAGCAACCACAGCTCATTGTGATGGGCAACCTGGACCGTGAGCGCTGGGACTCCTATGACCTCACCATCAAGGTGCAGGATGGCGGCAGCCCCCCACGCGCCAGCAGTGCCCTGCTGCGTGTCACCGTGCTTGACACCAATGACAACGCCCCCAAGTTTGAGCGGCCCTCCTATGAGGCCGAACTATCTGAGAATAGCCCCATAGGCCACTCGGTCATCCAG GTGAAGGCCAATGACTCAGACCAAGGTGCCAATGCAGAAATCGAATACACATTCCACCAGGCGCCCGAAGTTGTGAGGCGTCTTCTTCGACTGGACAGGAACACTGGACTTATCACTGTTCAGGGCCCGGTGGACCGTGAGGACCTAAGCACCCTGCGCTTCTCAGTGCTTGCTAAGGACCGAGGCACCAACCCCAAGAGTGCCCGTGCCCAGGTGGTTGTGACCGTGAAGGACATGAATGACAATGCCCCCACCATTGAGATCCGGGGCATAGGGCTAGTGACTCATCAAGATGGGATGGCTAACATCTCAGAGGATGTGGCAGAGGAGACAGCTGTGGCCCTGGTGCAGGTGTCTGACCGAGATGAGGGAGAGAATGCAGCTGTCACCTGTGTGGTGGCAGGTGATGTGCCCTTCCAGCTGCGCCAGGCCAGTGAGACAGGCAGTGACAGCAAGAAGAAGTATTTCCTGCAGACTACCACCCCGCTAGACTACGAGAAGGTCAAAGACTACACCATTGAGATTGTGGCTGTGGACTCTGGCAACCCCCCACTCTCCAGCACTAACTCCCTCAAGGTGCAGGTGGTGGACGTCAATGACAACGCACCTGTCTTCACTCAGAGTGTCACTGAGGTCGCCTTCCCGGAAAACAACAAGCCTGGTGAAGTGATTGCTGAGATCACTGCCAGTGATGCTGACTCTGGCTCTAATGCTGAGCTGGTTTACTCTCTGGAGCCTGAGCCGGCTGCTAAGGGCCTCTTCACCATCTCACCCGAGACTGGAGAGATCCAGGTGAAGACATCTCTGGATCGGGAACAGCGGGAGAGCTATGAGTTGAAGGTGGTGGCAGCTGACCGGGGCAGTCCTAGCCTCCAGGGCACAGCCACTGTCCTTGTCAATGTGCTGGACTGCAATGACAATGACCCCAAATTTATGCTGAGTGGCTACAACTTCTCAGTGATGGAGAACATGCCAGCACTGAGTCCAGTGGGCATGGTGACTGTCATTGATGGAGACAAGGGGGAGAATGCCCAGGTGCAGCTCTCAGTGGAGCAGGACAACGGTGACTTTGTTATCCAGAATGGCACAGGCACCATCCTATCCAGCCTGAGCTTTGATCGAGAGCAACAAAGCACCTACACCTTCCAGCTGAAGGCAGTGGATGGTGGCGTCCCACCTCGCTCAGCTTACGTTGGTGTCACCATCAATGTGCTGGACGAGAATGACAACGCACCCTATATCACTGCCCCTTCTAACACCTCTCACAAGCTGCTGACCCCCCAGACACGTCTTGGTGAGACGGTCAGCCAGGTGGCAGCCGAGGACTTTGACTCTGGTGTCAATGCTGAGCTGATCTACAGCATTGCAGGTGGCAACCCTTATGGACTCTTCCAGATTGGGTCACATTCAGGTGCCATCACCCTGGAGAAGGAGATTGAGCGGCGCCACCATGGGCTACACCGCCTGGTGGTGAAGGTCAGTGACCGCGGCAAGCCCCCACGCTATGGCACAGCCTTGGTCCATCTTTATGTCAATGAGACTCTGGCCAACCGCACGCTGCTGGAGACCCTCCTGGGCCACAGCCTGGACACGCCGCTGGATATTGACATTGCTGGGGATCCAGAATATGAGCGCTCCAAGCAGCGTGGCAACATTCTCTTTGGTGTGGTGGCTGGTGTGGTGGCCGTGGCCTTGCTCATCGCCCTGGCGGTTCTTGTGCGCTACTGCAGACAGCGGGAGGCCAAAAGTGGTTACCAGGCTGGTAAGAAGGAGACCAAGGACCTGTATGCCCCCAAGCCCAGTGGCAAGGCCTCCAagggaaacaaaagcaaaggcaaGAAGAGCAAGTCCCCAAAGCCCGTGAAGCCAGTGGAGGACGAGGATGAGGCCGGGCTGCAGAAGTCCCTCAAGTTCAACCTGATGAGCGATGCCCCTGGGGACAGTCCCCGCATCCACCTGCCCCTCAACTACCCACCAGGCAGCCCTGACCTGGGCCGCCACTATCGCTCTAACTCCCCACTGCCTTCCATCCAGCTGCAGCCCCAGTCACCCTCAGCCTCCAAGAAGCACCAGGTGGTACAGGACCTGCCACCTGCAAACACATTCGTGGGCACCGGGGACACCACGTCCACGGGCTCTGAGCAGTACTCCGACTACAGCTACCGCACCAACCCCCCCAAATACCCCAGCAAGCAGGTAGGCCAGCCCTTTCAGCTCAGCACACCCCAGCCCCTACCCCACCCCTACCACGGAGCCATCTGGACCGAGGTGTGGGAGTGA